In Cryptomeria japonica chromosome 1, Sugi_1.0, whole genome shotgun sequence, the sequence CCTGCCAAAAATCTCTCCGTTGGGGTCCCAAAGCCAAAGGAATCCCTAGGTACATCAGGGGAAGAGATCCAATTTGGAATCTAAGAATCCTAGCAATCCTGTACTGAATGAGACGAGGAGTATTAAAGAAATAAATGGAAGATTTATCATCATTAATACTCTGACCAGCAGCTTTCAAGTAGATGTCTAAAGTTCTCCTGAAATTCACTGCCTCACTAACTCTAGCCAAGCCCATCAAtgcagtatcatccacaaattgaaggTGAGAACAGGGAGGGAGATCATTGTTCCAGCTACAGCCGTGAATACGACCCTGTCGCACCTGAGATTTAATAAATCTACCAAGaccttctgccatgataatgaaaagaTAAGGGGAAAGAGGGTCCCCTTGCCGGAGTCCCCGAGAAGCACTAAACCAATCTGAAGATTCCCCATTAATGAGAATGGAGAAGGAGGATGAGGTAACACAACTGAGAACCCAACTCACCCATTCCTCTTTAAAGCCAAAGGCCAAGAAGATATTCTGAAGGAACTCCCAGCTCACCcaatcataagctttagccatgtcaAGCTTAATGAACATCGCCCTCTCCTTACAGGAAGCCATAGAGTGAATAACCTCCGTAGCAATCACGACACCATCCAAGATTTGTCTCCCTTCCACATAACCTCCCTGCTCAGCAGAAATCAAAGCACCAAGGAGAGGTTTGAGTCTCTCAGCAATCAATTTGGTGATGATCTTGTAGACAACATTGCATAAAGCAATAGGCCTGAATTGATCCATCCgattagccccctccttcttaggtATGAGAGCTAGAAAAGTAGAATTCAAAGACTTAAGCATTTGTTTGTTCCTAAGGGATTCCTGAACCACCTCAAGGAGATCAAACTTTATTATTTCCCAAAATTCCTGGAAGAACTTAATCGGAAATCCATCTGGGCCAGGAGCTTTGCCTTTTTTCATACTAAACACAACCTTCTCCAATTCAAGCATCAGTATTGGACCCAAAAGAGCCCCATTCATCTCATCTGAGACCAAGCAAGGAATAGAATCCAAGATAGCCCTCTCCTCGGATCTAGCAGCAATATTCTCCCTAGTAAAAAGATTAGAAAAATAGTTGACAGCTTCCCTCGAAATTTTACCACAGGATGAGAGTTGTGTCCCATCACTCGAGACAAGCATGGAAAAGGAGCTCCCTTGCCTACGGGCCTTGACCGAGTTATGGAAGAAAGATGTGTTCCTGTCCCCCtcctgaagccaatcaatacgagattTTTGCTTCCAGAAAATCTCCTCCCGAAGCTCCCACTCTTCTAAGCCCTTAAGGGCCAAGGACTCAGCATTCAAAAGGTCAGAGGACAGCCCATGGTCTCGAATCTGACGAGTGACACTATCCAGCGTGGACTGAGTAGCAAGTTTCTGAGCATGCagattcccaaaacattgtttattccacctcttaaGCCTATATTTCACATGTTGGAGCCGTTTGCTAAAAGTGTACATGGCCCTCCCATGAGCAGGAAGCCCTTCGTACCACCAATCCAGCACCAGATCCCAAAGAGAGTGATCCCGTaaccacatcaattgaaatttgaaggaCGGATTTGTGGTGACCCCATAAGAGGAGACACAAAGTTTGATAGGCCAGTGATCAGATCCCCTCCAATCTAGGATATCAGAACTGGTAGTCCACCTGCTACTCATCCAATAATAGGAAACCAGAAATCTATCAAGTCGTTCTGAGATAGCCTCATCACCACATcgcctattattccaagtaaaaacTCCATTGATTGGCTTCACGTCAACAAGGTTAAggagaccaatattatctctgagCAAAAGAGAGGAAGGATCAAGCCTGGCTAACCCTCCTCGTTTTTCATCCATACTAATAATAGCATTAAAGTCACCAGCCAAAATCCATGGGAGAAACGGGTCCAGAGAACGGACAAAATTGATATGATCCCAAAGGTGTGTCTTACTTGgaagatcagtaggagcataaatattggaGAAAAGACATCTTTCGCCAGTTTCAAAAATGGAGGCAACCATAGAGATAGAAGACCGACTAGAGACCCACCATAAGGGGGAGATTTTCCTTGGGTTCCAAAAGCAAGCCACCCCCCCAGAACTGCCCAACGCCCCCACCCCCTGCCAATAGCCTTGGGGCCAGATACGCAGAGCACAATTATTcaaaccatccactgaaagcttggtttcctgaatgaATACCACATCCGGAGCCTGAGACTCGATTAATCTGCGAACAACCTTTTGTCTggggatgttgttcaacccccttacattccaagatAAGACTATCATTTAGGGGGGTGggagaagtgggaatcaatgggtTTCACAGACCCAGACTCAACCAAAGTATCCCCCATAATCTTGACCTTCTCTTGATCAGTCTTCCTTCCACTCCTTGACTGCTTATCTAGAGGcccctttttaaaatgtttttgatgcAAGCCTAAGGCAGGAGGAGCCTTAGCACCCTTCACAGGATACGCAGATGCCTTCAAAGCTTCCGGACAAGGAGCCAAGCTAGCATTACCCACCATAATCTGTGACTCCTGGAGGCCACCAATATTCTGAACATGAGAGAGCAAGTCCAAAGCCGGTTGACAAACCTGTTGAACCCCTGACGATAGAATCGGCTCCTCCTTCCTTGCAACCACCTCTTGATTCTCTACTTGACCCTTAACCCCAGAAGAAAGCTCAGTTGGAATACCATCTTCTTGGACTACGCTATCCAGAACCTCAAACATGTTAAATGTGTCATCATTCTGTCTATCCATCCAAGGTCTCTTCTTGCCTTTGCCTTTATTACGGGATTTAACTGGGGTAAATCCCTCCTTATCAACAGGTCCATCAGACACTGGGGCTTTCCCCTTGTTCAACCTAGGAGGTTCAGAGGCAGGCAAGGGGGAAGAATTCAATCTGGGGCATCTGCGATGAAGATGACCATATTCATGGCAAATTCTGCATCTGAATGGGAGGGTTTCATAAACTAGCTGCTGAATCCAGGAGGAAGAACCCATGCAAATTTCCATAGAGTCTGGTAGTggattattcaaatcaacttcaacacaaatgcAAGCAAAGGAGATTACCTTACGATCTTGAGTCTGTGAAGCCGATCCAACAGGTTTCCCAAGAAGTAAAGAGATTGAGTGGAGGATATCTTCCCTCCAAAATTCCAACGGAAGCCTCGGCAAACGAACCCACACAGGCACCCGCGACGGGATCTCTTCCGTAGAGTTGAAGCCCATATGCCAAGgcttgatgaagagcccaacttgGTTAAAgaaataagggccaccctcaaaagccCTATTCCTGTCTGCTATGCTTGAAAAAATAACCAGGAAGTAGTTATTAGCCGCTAAAAGAATCTCCATATCTCCTTCAGGGTTCCAAACCCAACGTGCCCAGGACTCCAACACAGGAAGAGAGAGACGAAGGCCCAAAAATTTGCATATAAGAGCATGCTTGCCCCAGTAGTCAACATCTTCTAAAACCTGCTCAGGTTGAATAACCAAAACTGGTCTATCTTCCGATCTCTCCAAACATCCATTAACTTTTTTAATTCAAAAAGACCCTTTTGACGAGGAGGTACCCTCCCCAGAAGGGGGAAACTCAGTCCGATCCTTGTT encodes:
- the LOC131071152 gene encoding uncharacterized protein LOC131071152 yields the protein MFYGTLFSSEDNEASKEAQHKCSTIIPKRISEYDALLLKARISIQEITNAIKALKDNKAPGPDGLLVEFYKTNLEWVMHDLYDIYNESLDNGTLGEFINKGVWRGLDRGLISSFLRLGIFSGRRLVRGSLGRGAQGRLGIWADCLASFLILFGTWALFSMENQGLASSLDLEMVLEDVDYWGKHALICKFLGLRLSLPVLESWARWVWNPEGDMEILLAANNYFLVIFSSIADRNRAFEGGPYFFNQVGLFIKPWHMGFNSTEEIPSRVPVWVRLPRLPLEFWREDILHSISLLLGKPVGSASQTQDRKVISFACICVEVDLNNPLPDSMEICMGSSSWIQQLVYETLPFRCRICHEYGHLHRRCPRLNSSPLPASEPPRLNKGKAPVSDGPVDKEGFTPVKSRNKGKGKKRPWMDRQNDDTFNMFEVLDSVVQEDGIPTELSSGVKGQVENQEVVARKEEPILSSGVQQVCQPALDLLSHVQNIGGLQESQIMVGNASLAPCPEALKASAYPVKGAKAPPALGLHQKHFKKGPLDKQSRSGRKTDQEKVKIMGDTLVESGQKVVRRLIESQAPDVVFIQETKLSVDGLNNCALRIWPQGYWQGVGALGSSGGVACFWNPRKISPLWWVSSRSSISMVASIFETGERCLFSNIYAPTDLPSKTHLWDHINFVRSLDPFLPWILAGDFNAIISMDEKRGGLARLDPSSLLLRDNIGLLNLVDVKPINGVFTWNNRRCGDEAISERLDRFLVSYYWMSSRWTTSSDILDWRGSDHWPIKLCVSSYGVTTNPSFKFQLMWLRDHSLWDLVLDWWYEGLPAHGRAMYTFSKRLQHVKYRLKRWNKQCFGNLHAQKLATQSTLDSVTRQIRDHGLSSDLLNAESLALKGLEEWELREEIFWKQKSRIDWLQEGDRNTSFFHNSVKARRQGSSFSMLVSSDGTQLSSCGKISREAVNYFSNLFTRENIAARSEERAILDSIPCLVSDEMNGALLGPILMLELEKVVFSMKKGKAPGPDGFPIKFFQEFWEIIKFDLLEVVQESLRNKQMLKSLNSTFLALIPKKEGANRMDQFRPIALCNVVYKIITKLIAERLKPLLGALISAEQGGYVEGRQILDGVVIATEVIHSMASCKERAMFIKLDMAKAYDWVSWEFLQNIFLAFGFKEEWVSWVLSCVTSSSFSILINGESSDWFSASRGLRQGDPLSPYLFIIMAEGLGRFIKSQVRQGRIHGCSWNNDLPPCSHLQFVDDTALMGLARVSEAVNFRRTLDIYLKAAGQSINDDKSSIYFFNTPRLIQYRIARILRFQIGSLPLMYLGIPLALGPQRRDFWQGILDKFRSKVSHWTYRWLSSAGRVLLLKTVVQALPIYRCCVQIPPASFMREFDAFSRQFLWSGNLLSSKWSLVKWESVCRLKHAGGLGLRSVALMEVPRIALLGKGSCIWDILKKGAQLVRNGLFWICNNGSDALFWLDSWDGHPPILSSFPQLLPLCQMFSDAGWIKVEHFKTVKCIGHLEVSCWKDPQEWPVGGSEEDRAALCKVLEGRLCSSLKERDKLAWSPSPKGNYTVAQGYAVLDRNLHGPAEVPWWRKVWNNFSWPKCNFFLWLVAQRKCLTWENFRKRGFQGPSICVLCLSSEECSSHLFFHCPYSHEIWHRWWEAWHHGCIHASSLIEFWESLGRPPAKTPFLQVVWFIGPSFILWNLWLERNRRVFCDSRLDSGQLWTKIINRLQETIHAKCDMSVSIDPGDVVVVRDLSLGANSRGCSANIMTHRVKKRVCRDGRWAPPPDGVLKINTDGSSRGNPGHAGIGGIGRSKDGDVVFCFSVYKGLYSNNLMEALAIKTAVERGCSLGWRRIICESDSQIVVDMLNNQRLDGVSWHLALMVRQILSVCSSLESVSFYHIPREWNTVADCLAKWASEKGDGWDISRRGILLFPSTVVSDGGGSSATPGNDRHPGVFSPLKALDSMELNVSPGFGLPPNPVPSSHASGLECPSDGNNTTLPIPPKPVTAIPTRPKTFSEAVSNAGFAVDVSARFLCPASYGASNTSKGPGVADNPFSVLPNPEMLVEILNEKNRLRNYAIFFSAVELDKCPPRKFLDDWFHNYWSLKLGFHISFCRQIQRGLYVIFFVSQEAQAEVVKKQYWNVGSTSFRALAWSPEAIHDEVIALSAPRWILVKHVPPYL